One Bacillota bacterium DNA segment encodes these proteins:
- a CDS encoding copper amine oxidase N-terminal domain-containing protein produces MKILRGFCLLVASVLLIAGIAFAQGSIKVTVNGKEIASDVSPVIQNGRVLVPLRFVADALGADVNWDSSSRTAMINTDNKPYANILLADNIDFDDDKGVVIENAALGEFEKGSHEFLVYASFYNLSSGLHDLDLYVRNSKNEVISQVNQLETLHEDGVYFFVARAEFADTGKYNVECYVDGKLMGKCYLKVVPSLSDSNASVY; encoded by the coding sequence ATGAAGATTTTAAGAGGATTCTGTCTTTTAGTCGCGTCTGTCCTGCTCATAGCAGGGATAGCCTTTGCACAAGGATCAATTAAGGTAACCGTAAACGGCAAAGAGATCGCTTCCGATGTGTCTCCGGTTATCCAAAACGGCAGGGTACTTGTCCCTTTGAGATTTGTAGCCGATGCGCTGGGAGCCGACGTAAACTGGGACTCAAGTTCAAGGACGGCCATGATCAACACCGACAATAAGCCTTATGCCAATATACTGTTGGCGGATAACATTGATTTTGACGATGATAAGGGTGTTGTTATCGAGAATGCCGCCTTGGGGGAATTCGAAAAAGGCAGCCACGAATTTTTGGTGTATGCTAGTTTTTATAACCTCAGTTCGGGATTGCATGATTTGGATTTATACGTAAGGAACAGTAAGAACGAAGTCATTTCTCAAGTAAATCAACTAGAGACCCTCCACGAAGACGGCGTATATTTCTTTGTCGCGCGGGCCGAATTTGCGGATACGGGCAAGTATAACGTGGAGTGTTATGTCGACGGAAAGCTGATGGGTAAATGTTATCTAAAAGTAGTACCCTCTCTTTCCGACAGTAATGCCTCCGTGTATTAG